From the Polaribacter gangjinensis genome, the window TGATTGAAATTATTCAGAAAAACCCCGAATATACGATTGAAGAGACTATCATTTCTCCTTTTGAAATCCAAAAAGCAGATGAAGTTTTTATCACAAATGCAATTATTGGAATTCAACCAGTTACACAGTTTAAAAAGAAAAACTTTAATACTGCTTTTTCTGAAAAAATTACACAAAGTCTACGTTTGTTAGAAATTACGTCTTCTTAATTTTGTTGAATATCACTTGGTGCATTTGCCCAGAGCTTGTAATTTCCTCCTTTTTGGAGTAATTTTTCTCGCCAAATAGTTTCGTCATTTATAGACAAGATGTTTTCGTGATCATTTTCTGAAACGAACCATGATTTTGAATGGATTTCGCGGTCTAATTGATGTTTACTCCAGCCTGAATATCCTAAGAAAAAACGAATATCATTATTGGAAATCAGATCACTTTGCAACGAAAACTTTAACGACTCGAAATTTCCTCCCCAATAAATGCCATTTCCAATTTCAATACTATCAGGAATCAAATCTCCAACTCTGTGAATAAAATATAAGTTATCTTGTTCTACAGGACCACCTTGATAAATCGTAAAATCGTTTGATATTTCAGGGATTAAATCACTAAGTAAATAGTTTAAAGGTCTGTTTAAAATAAAACCAACAGCATTATTTTTTGTATGCTCAGTAATTAAAATAATCGTTCTATTAAATGAGTTGTCATTTAATATAGAAGGTTCAGCAATCAATAACTTTCCTTTTAGGGACTTAAAATTTGACATGTGTAAATTTAAAAAAAAAGAAAATAAAATAAAAAAACTCTCTTAAAAAGAGAGTTTCTATAATTTTTTTTAAATGTAAAATTAGTTTACAGCGTCACTTAAACCAGCTCCAGCTTTAAATTTTGCTACATTTTTTGCAGTGATTTGGATTGTTTTTCCTGTTTGAGGATTTCTTCCGCTTCTAGCAGCTCTTTTTGAAACTGAAAAAGTTCCAAAACCAACTAAAGCTACTTTTCCTCCACCTTTTAAAGTAGCAGTAACATTGTCTGTGAAAGACTCTAATGCAGCTTTAGCAGCAACTTTAGAAATTCCTGCGTCAGCAGCCATTGCATCGATTAAATCAGATTTGTTCATGATAAATAGATTTTAAATTAATTGAATATTATTTTTATGCTTAAAAAGCTTAACAAATATAGACGGATTAAGGGTTTACGCAAATTTCACACCTAAAAAAGTGGCTTTTTGTTAATAAATAGCACTAAAATGTTAATAAACAAGTTCGGAAAATTAAAAATTTCATAAAAAGCTTATCAATAAAGGGGTTACAACATTTTTGCGTCTTCAGAAAAAGTAAACCCATTTAACAAGCTTTTTATATTCATTTGACGTTTTC encodes:
- a CDS encoding HU family DNA-binding protein; this translates as MNKSDLIDAMAADAGISKVAAKAALESFTDNVTATLKGGGKVALVGFGTFSVSKRAARSGRNPQTGKTIQITAKNVAKFKAGAGLSDAVN
- a CDS encoding YqgE/AlgH family protein, translating into MSNFKSLKGKLLIAEPSILNDNSFNRTIILITEHTKNNAVGFILNRPLNYLLSDLIPEISNDFTIYQGGPVEQDNLYFIHRVGDLIPDSIEIGNGIYWGGNFESLKFSLQSDLISNNDIRFFLGYSGWSKHQLDREIHSKSWFVSENDHENILSINDETIWREKLLQKGGNYKLWANAPSDIQQN